A stretch of DNA from Arachis hypogaea cultivar Tifrunner chromosome 19, arahy.Tifrunner.gnm2.J5K5, whole genome shotgun sequence:
gatattttttaataattaaaatttaacacatataatcgattaaatcgtgttatttttatcaaaattaggctaaataaattaatttgacaaaaaaaataataaatcaaatattaattttatagaaaataactataatattcctattatagaaaatgactaaaatactcttattacatatattaattttaaaaattttaaattctaactcTTTTTTTTCTATAGTTGTAgagttagaatttaaaatttttaatatatatatatataataagtattttagttattttttataataagaatattatagtcttttttataaaaaaaattattaagttaaaaaaattaaaatttaatttattaattttttggttaaattgatttgtccaatttaattttaataaaaataatacaatataatgaattatatatgttgaattttagttattaaaaaatatatttaaaaaaatatttttaacatttttatataaatggttttcttgtgtgtgtgtgtgtgtgtggacaTGAAATTTGGTACCCATTTTAACTAAAACCAGTGCCTGCCTATTTATTAAGTTATTAACGAATGAAAAAGACCCCTAAACAAaagtaactaattaattaattaatacacattTAATTATATGTTAAACTAAGAATTAACTAAGAAACATGACAACAACTCATCATCATCACTTTCAATTGATACTCATTTtgtttgaatataataatatatatctgAACAAAAGTTAAAATTGATAATCTCTATATATATCGCTTGTTGTTGTTGGTACCTATATCCATTTCATGCATGTATAATAGCAGTAGTTGTCTGttctatataattaaaaaaataaaattagaagaaattaaaaagagaatatTCTGACACATGTATGTGATTCAGTAATTTATTAGGTGATGATCtgaaaataacaaatatattaggaatgcctaattaattattattcatgaaCCATGGCTACATGCGTATTGAAATAATACTATTATATTTGAGAACTATTTATATAAagatgtttaaaaatatttttttaaaggtattttttaaaaattaaaatttaacatatgtaATTAATTAAACTGTATTTTTGTCATAATTAAATCAGACAAATCAATTTGGCTAAAAAATCgatgaatcaaattttaaattgatttaaattaatattattttataaaaatgactataatatctctattataaaaaataattctattttatatatatatatatatatatatatttttgaaaaacctaAATCTTAAGTCTTTGTCGGCTTAGAAATAAGAAAAtgtctagaatttagggtttttaaaattaataatatataataaaattattttgtcattttttataataaaagtattgtagttattttttataaaaaatattaatttagaccgattcaaaatttagttcaataatttttttgctaaattaatttgtctaatttaattttgataaaaataatacaatttaatcaattatatatattaaattttaattactaaaaaatatctttaaaaaaatattttaaacatcttTATCTAAATAATTCTATTATATTTAATACCTGAAAGCTCTATTACTTCACAAAAGAACAATGAACAATTTAGACAAATTGTTGGTAAAAGACATACGTTCTTATTTAAATCTGGTTAGAAAtataattactaatatattttttattaatttaaattttgagataaataattttataatataatattaaaatttttatggtaTCTAATAATTTTgggtttgattatttttattattctaaagaACAAATATTTTAGCATACggccaaaaaaaatttttgtgtgagaaatacattaaaataaatatataattatttatatgttttttattataaaattttggaACGAATAATTTTCTAACAAGTCTTTTACTACCATTCTCGAAATTTatagtttactataaaaaaaaacatatatttaaGAATTTAAAGCGCTATGATATATACAATTTAAGAAATGTTTAAAGaggttaaataatatatatgtatttcGGATCAAAACCTACCTACAATAGTGCATCAACTTAGTGTCtcataatttatatattacgaacaaaaacaaaataaaataaagtgagataacataagatgagaagacatgatatttaactcaaaattttaaagtattaagtaaatagattttttattttataaatttctcattttttcttattttctttgataGCTGATGTGGAACTAATTTTATATACTCCTCACATTTaaaacattaacaaaaataaccaaaaataaaatcttaGCCACTTGTCCACACTTTCAACAAATTAAAGAACATAAGAAAAAGCAATGTGATCAGAGGTACGTAGTTTTTTTTGTGGTTGTCTACTCTGTATCCACCATCATATATGTCCATGCTTATAAGAGAATCATTAGTCATAAATGTTAGGTATATATATGTGATTATTAATAAGCGATACATGTTATTTAATGAATCTAATTTAGGTTGGTTGAATAATTAACTAACtcgtctatttaaataaatatctagagtttgaattttattttatgtatgcaataatttattggttaataacagactaaattaattttttatttatttagtagtatttttaaaaattttaaatttaaattaaatatgatataatttaataagattaaatatgatttaaattagttatcatatctttaagattttaaatttaactcAAATATAATCTAATGTAATAagatcaaatttaatttaaattaattatattatttttaaaaaatttaaattaaattatcttattttattttttggctaATTTATTAAGGATCTATATAAATATCCTTTGTGAGATAATTTATAGaacttttgataaataaaatttttcaagtccaccacaaattaattattaattttcaaaattattaaacctttattttagtttgttttgttattagaatttgttaaaaaaaattgatttattttttatttgtttagtagtatttttagaaaatttaaatttacaTCAAATTTGATATAATCTAATAAAATCAATTATGATTTAAATTAACTATCATATctttagaattttgaatttaaattaagtaTGATCTAATACAATAagatcaaatttaatttaaattaattattttatttttaaaaaaattaaattatattatattatcttatctttgaacTAATTTGTTAGGAATTTGTATAAATACTCTTTGTGAGATAATTTGTAGaacttttgataaataaaatttttcaaatccagcacaaattaattattaattttcaaatttattaaacctttattttaatttgttttgttattaaaattttttagaaaatttgatttattttttatttgtttagtagtatttttaaaaattttaaatttacgtCAAATATGATATAATCTAATAAAATTAactacaatttaaattaattatcatatctttaggattttaaatttaaatcaaatttgatctaatgcaataagatcaaatttgatttaaattagttatcttatcttttaaaaaatttaaattaaattatattatcttatcttttctttgagCCAATTTGTTAGGAATCTATATAAATACACCCCTTGTGAGATAATTTTGTAGAACTtctgataaataaaatttttagttaatttgttTTACTTGTTGGAGGAGCTGAATTAGCGAGCGGGGAAAGCACGATCGGAATTTCGAACGATGTCTGCTGCCGTGTGCGGAATCAAGAGATCTTTCTTCGACGAACTTGCCTCTTCGCCGGCACTCTCCAAGAAGCTACGTTACTCATCATCACCGATTCGATTCGCTCCTCCTTCTCTCATTGATCGCCTTCGAACTTTTTTCCCTCACATGGATGAGGTGGTTCTAGAGAGAGCACTTGAGGAATGTGGCAATGGCAATGATctagatgctgccatcaagaggCTGAACGAACTTTGCTTGGGGACTACTGATGCTGAAGAACCACAAGTTGAAGTTAACGAGGATACAGATGATGGAGGTGCCGCTGCTTCTGCATCGGATAACTTGCCGCCAGTGGACAACCTTCCTAAAGACGGTGCAGAATGGGTTGACTTTTTCGTAGGAGGAATGATGGTTGCTACCAGTGTTGATGATGCTAGAGCTCGAGCTGCTACAATGTTGGAAGCGCTGGAGAAATCAATAAGTGCCCGTGTACGTGCTGAAGCAACAAATGTTCAGGAGGAGATCAATTTGATGCTAAAGGAGCAAATTCAGGTGCTGATTAAGGAAAGGAATTCTTTCAAAAATGCATTTAGAATCCAACATGAGCGATTTTCTGACTATGACCAAAAGAACCAAGAGTTGCAGCAGTTGAAGCAGTTAGCTTCTCAATACCAACAACAGATCAAAACTCTTGAAGTGAACAACTATGCTTTGGCAATGCATTTGAAGCAAGCTCAACAGAGCAACCCCTTTCCAGGGCATTTCTCTCCCGATGTCTTCTAATTACACAATGTAAATATTAGGAATATGTAATAATAAAGCCATGTAAATATATTAGGAATATGTCATTATTAGTTTCTGTCATTATCAGTTTCCGAGGGCGAAGGTTGCAATTGCATTCCATATGATCTTGTTGAAATATTATCACGcgtcaataatatatataatattaaaaaattatgtaaaaaattatataatataaaatgtattacaaaaatatattgatagaaaatatattttaaaatataaaaaatatgtatatatttttttattaatgaagTAGTCGATtgttcgtatcataaaattcatcgataatagaatttgtgtcaattttttcaacaattttcttttcaatataattaaaagacaaatagtaagaaatttatctttcattttgtttctgagttattcttcacaatattcatagatgaaaaagatttttcaattgtagtaattaaaacaaagagaattaataccaaatgaatcaaaAAAGAtactcacaaaaaaaattttcactttATAAGATTAgaagaattttatttaattaaaaaatattaataataatatctttttaaaattttttaatattattacttattttttagatattaaaaatcattaatatttaagttagactgaatttttatttatattaaattaaatattaaataaatttttaaaaaaattaaattatatttaataatttattattattaatttttttttaaaagaattgggGGAGGCCTCCACCTGTCCTCTATGTCCGTCCCTGCTGAGTTGTTGGCACTGAGCAAGAAGCATGTTTTTTATAGATGAAACGTGGTGTTTGACTGTTGAGAATTGCTGCACATATGTTATACTTATTTGTGTAACGTTTCATATTTTCACTTACATTTACTTCAATTCTTAGAgcaagtttaaattaaaaaactcCATCTCATTTTTGTGGGTCAGCTACTCATTCATTTtaacctttttaaaattattaaaacaaactAATCCTGTTTATGTGCTCAGTTTGTCCTAACTTCTAACAGTGAATAATGAGGCAACGGAGACATtaccattttaaacttttttattttattaagatgtactttatcttatatttatgtTGTGGAAGCTTCATATTGGATgagatatatataatagagatataattattaattttatttttttattaatttaaattttttaaatgacaaaTTTTATGATAATATAATCTTAAATATATGTAGTCATTGAATTAATTAAGTAGGAGCGACCAATTCGTTCAAGGTCGAAAGAAACAAGACCCTTTTCAACTATAGATCGGATCGTATTCCTAAATTTGTGGTAAATATCGACATCTGATTTAAAAATTGCAGATACGATTCAATCTGCACTCTTTACGGATTGGATTGCGAATATCAGCTCTACATCTGCAGATTCACAGATtcgcacaataataattaaaaaaagtaaatatatatatttagtattatatttacttgtttgtatgttttagttagtagttattattcatatattattttattttatttttactatttaaaaaaattgattaaaaatattttaagaataaataagtttaaaagtgtaaaagaaaattttttattaaatttcttttatatagaaatatgattaaaaagataattttcaattatgcggatatacctaatatccgatctgatccgataAAAATTATGCGGATCAGATTGAATTTTCGACCATATCCGATCGATCTGCatacacctatatatatatatatatatatatatatatattgtcagtTGAAATGTTAGTCAATGAAACTGGTCAGATATTGAAAATTAgacattatataaaaaaaactcaTTTTCGGAAATAAATGACAACGATTGAAACGATGAGAATAATTAAGATGTCACTAGCAAATATCGTTAGCATGGACCCCTCGAGCTATATACACACATGGCACTTTTTCATGCAAGACATCATATAATCAGTGATGTGATTCttcttatatattaataatatatattattattattttacacatACTATAAAACTCGTGAATCTATGGTTTATTAATTAAGTAATGAGTGGCTTGCTTCCAGCTAGTGCTATATTTAaagtagtatatattattattaatttatacaccaaaaaatattattattaatttattattattaaccaaTCCGAGGTATACTCAATTATTGGTCATCATCTCTACAAAGTTAttacaaaaaacaaaagaatagtTATGACCTTGTGGAAGTTTATAGAAACTttatttatggtttttttttttttttggtggggTGGGTTTGGATTCAAATAATGAATACTAGATATAATAATTGTTTACAGTAATATAAATTCTTAGAATTTCGTTAGAGAGCTAATGGAGTATCTGTATAATGTATATAATGGActatttatttagtttaatatgagttaaaaaataaacattcagaataaaatactactaatttttcaAACATAATACAtctatactatccagaataactatctggataccagggataataaacatctgttATCATATTGAATCGAACATCCTTAACACTTTGTTTGGATGGAAGATGGAAAATGAAAGGAAATAAAATAggaggaaagaaaatgagagaaaagaaaataaaaagaaaagttgattttttttttatgttgtttggatggagagaaaatgaatggaaagaaagttagagaaattttttttgtttggatggaagaaaaagtaaaaagagaaaaaatgtgaAATTACATTAACAtctttatctattttatatataaattataatatattaatgtatttaaattattttttaacaaaaaaaagtgaTTCTAATTGTATTTCagaattttaatgtattatttttgttaataatattttttttaatttatctttttctgATGTATTTTAAAGGACaacattttttaatgtatttttaattatattgaaaggGCAAATTTGTATTTTTACTTAAGTTACCATTCCAATATTAGTTTTCTTCGCTATTTTGAGGAGAAAACTTTAAGTTGGGCCCGACATGCACTTTTGTATTTTTCATCCAATTTCACATTTGATCCAAACGAAGAAAAATCATATTTTCTATCCATTTTCTTCTCTCCTGTTTTCTTTCCGtccaaattcatcaaatccaaacaaagtgtaaactccattgtacatattgtacataTACTCTATTGGTTCCTTATACTTTCTCAAATTcttatgttatattatttgaACTTCAACAATATTATTTAGAACAATTCCGCTACGGATATACTTTTTATAATAAATGTTATTTTGatgctaatatttttttaataattacaataaaattttaatttattaattaaaaaataatttaaatacataattaattaataataactatatttttatacaaatataaagagtatttaatatataaatatttttatttaaaaaagtgaAAATGGTTAACAACTCGTTTTCGAAACTTTCaacttaattttaataaaagagacctgctatacatacaagtctttttggcttacaagtcttacaaaaTACACGCATTACATTTAATTAACGCATTACACACTtccacattcaagagtaaataaaacGCATGTTATTCAACAACTTCGtgtttccaaagcgcgctactcaccatgcattatgaacgactcttcttcttcttcctccataaaaacaattttcttgccaaatttgaagataatggaacttcagaaatacacccaaacaattatagaaatacaccccaacgattatagaaatacacccaaagggttacaggaatacacccaaaggattataaaaatacacccaaatgattaagaaatacacccaaaattcgttgaagtacaccttatgcatatttcagaattctttctctttctcctcctcatcttctgctgcttcttcttcaaaaacgatttcagaacttgatgtcaaaaaacaatggaaattgagaataacgaagaaagaaaacagagagaaaagcacgtaaatgaagaagaagaacataaagaggaagaagaacgagtagaaggagaaagagaaggtaagaaacgaaagaaaagaagaagaagaggaagaggaagaagaacgtgcaagaagaagaagaacgagaaagagaaagcaagaaacgaaggaaaagaagaagaagaggaagaggaagaagaacgtgcagcaagaagaagaagaagaagaagaaagagaaggcaagaaacgaaagaaaagaagaagaggaagaggaagaggaagaagaagaacgtagACCTTGTATCGCATTTTTTAGGTTTATTCGTTAattaacttgtaaagcatacaagccctaatgactTGTATGCAGAGTTTTTCTGTTAATAAAATTACAAGTTATCTACTTAAGTTGTCAGTCAAAGTTATctagtgaaaaaaaatttaatatatattgaaataattttatttatactatCATCTTATTTTAGAGTTGAGGTAGTTGATTTAGTTGTCCAAAAAAGATAGACATTCAACACAATATGGATACTAATATCAACATGTGAAcacatcaaatttttaaaatgataacACAGACATATATAGAATATGTACGTTCATATATTTTTAAGGTTCATATAATAATAACCAGTGTctaaataaaaatgtcaaattaaaatatttactactatttactttttttaagagtaaagtattgtttttgttcctaacgtttggggtaaattctatttatatctctaacgtttaaatcatcctatttgtatatctaatgttcgtaaaagtgattcaatgttatcctgccgtcaattacacatcatgaacgctttagtttgagttttaaaaatctcttcttgaagttagaatacaaatgtttgggataaaatcgatgatccactccgaaaaatagctcatcaaaaattgaaactaattcttacaatatttatataattcacctttctagggacataattgaatctaaacacaaatagtgggtataatattaaaatcgaacacattcaaatgagacctaattgaaaatgaatacatccaagtgagaataattgaaaaatataatctgatttgttagtctaattgatagtaggataacattgaataaCTTTTATAAACATTAGAAAtacaaataggatgatttaaacattaaaaatacaaatagaaCTTATCCCAAACATTgaaacaaaaacaatactttactcttcttTTAATTATTGGCACATTGAGGGAAATGTCCAAATAAACTACAAACAACAACTACAGCACTTGCTTACCCAGCAAAAACAAGTTAAAGAGGTACCACtagatattaaaagaaaaaattctttctttaaatttatgTTGGATATATCAAAACGGTTAAAaatataacttatatatattaaaaatattaaaaaaattaattttatatgttgtgtattattaattataaattttttacatatttctttcattaaaattatggttaagtatgattttggtccctaacgtagaggtcaaaaatttatttcgtccctaATTTTTTTTCGTTACAAAATGATCCCAaaaatttcagtttattttaaaattatcttttttaccaaattttttatttttattaccaaattatttctaattttaaaaaattataaaataaaataaaaagaaaaaaaaaagaaagaaagggaacgacgaaagagagaaagagaatgggGGAGAAAAAGAATGGGGGAATGGGagggaagaagggggaagggaaggtAGTGCCGCCGCGCCGCCGCCTGTGATGGAGAGAACGGAAGGGAAAACCGCCACACACACGGATGAAGAGGAGGGAGAAAGAGAGCAAGGGAAAAGAAAGAGATCGGAAGGGGAAACAGAGAGCAACAGAGgagaaagggagaagagagagatcgGAAGGGAGAGGGAGACCGCGCTTAGCGCTGCCGTCGCCGCTCGCCGTTTCTGCTCCTCTTCCTAGTTCGGTCGTCGATACTCCTCGCCGTTTCtacttttgcttcttcttctgtttttgtttttgcttttgcttttggtttTACTTTTGTTATTATTCTGATTTCattatccattgttgttgttggtgttATTTTTCTAGTTGTTgttgttttattgttgttgttgttttactGCTTCTGCATTCTGCTTCTATTTCTGCATTTGCTTGTGCCTCTGTGCCTCTGATGTTTCTTCTTATGATTTCATTATTCATTgttgtttttcttccttcttaTGATTTTATTATCCATTGTTCttctaatgatgatgatgatgaccatgatgatgatggtggtgagGTGGTGGGTTCTGGTTAAAGTTCAGTATCTGTTTtgttttttggttgattttggggaATAAGGGGGAATGGTATTTTCGTttgaaggacgattttaaaactaagttaaacatTTGGGACCATTTTGTAGTGAAAAAAAGGATGaggacaaaataaattttcggcctctacgttaaggaccaaaatcatacttaaccctcaaaattatatataaaaatgactATTGTATTGGATGTCtccggtacgggttgagagatggatcgggaaCTTGCGGGTCGAGGCGGACGTCGGACTATTTGACTGGAGCGATGGGGTGGTACCtgaaaagacactccgacgctcaagtcagaatggatctaagaggtagaaagtgtgaggaatgaatgaatacctggggaGACTTGGATCctttatttataggtgatggtggttatcttatcttatcttgtttgggtAAGATAAGGGGGACGTTCGAATTCGAAAGTCGGTTGGGAGTTTCTAGAGGGCCGGTTTCGGATCTTCCAGAAGAGTGAGGCGGGTTGGACCCTAAAAACCGGAATTAGATTCGATCCTGGGTCCGGAATctgtgggccggatccgtaacaactataaaatatatatataattaatccaACTTACGAGTTAATGagttgaatttatttaaatttaaattcgactcatttaatttatgagtttaattttatgCTCAAATTCGTGTGAACAGCTCATGAATTCAGTATAAAGTTATTAACGAGTCAAAGAGCTGATAATTCCAACTCTATGAGTAACTAACATCAAATTCTAAACATCATTTTAGCCTTTCATCCATCATTTCACAAatttctttaatatatatatatatatatatatatatatatatatatattatgagtaacacttaaatttttagaaaaaattaaattaaaattttattttttaataaaatttatttattatttttgaggtctttaaatgaatttatttttttaaaaaaatattaatttattttaaataataattttaaattcaattattttataataatatttattaaataaaattatttatataaaatacacaataagaattttattaaaaatattgagaAGGAAATCTGTCTGACTTGGAAACATTTATAATAATTGAAATATTTGTTGACAGATAAATTATTAttcatagaaaataaataaatatagatggAAGTTGACGTGGCCCACCCTACCTAAACAGTATCGTATGATCCTAATCAGCAACGTGGAGCTGATCTGACAAAAACAAAATACGTATCTGACACGTACATTTAAAGTATACGGACACGTGGCACTGATTGGTGCAATCTCAAGTTCTATATAGAGCACCAACACCCTGTCACTTTACTTCCGTGAATCATTCACtttcatgca
This window harbors:
- the LOC112777484 gene encoding uncharacterized protein, which codes for MSAAVCGIKRSFFDELASSPALSKKLRYSSSPIRFAPPSLIDRLRTFFPHMDEVVLERALEECGNGNDLDAAIKRLNELCLGTTDAEEPQVEVNEDTDDGGAAASASDNLPPVDNLPKDGAEWVDFFVGGMMVATSVDDARARAATMLEALEKSISARVRAEATNVQEEINLMLKEQIQVLIKERNSFKNAFRIQHERFSDYDQKNQELQQLKQLASQYQQQIKTLEVNNYALAMHLKQAQQSNPFPGHFSPDVF